One genomic region from Flagellimonas oceani encodes:
- a CDS encoding ABC transporter permease — translation MWLFDKDLWIEIFHTLSKNMFRTFLTMLGVIFAMIILVLLLGSANGMSNGFNKLFAGTASNSLFVWGQSTSEPYKGFERGRRIQYKLEDADILKKQIPEIEVLAPRIELASHRGTVSVYRNGQTSGSAVYGDYPEIDNITKKKLVEGRFLNETDIQDSKKVCVIGEETYKLLFEKGEKAIGEEIRINGVYFTVVGIYKPNNNINIDGENAVFIPFSTFQVAFNSGDRMGWMAIAVEESTPVKFVESQIKSILKAKYDIHPDDERAIGSFDMSEIFNSITAFTTVLKGFSFFVGIFTLLAGVIAISNILLITVKERTQEIGVRRALGATPVIVKRQIVVEAIVLTAFAGLVGFAISVGILSLLDAMFGSGDDFPFVKPMISIPQFIISFVLMVGLSVLIGLLPANRAVKIKPIDALREE, via the coding sequence ATGTGGTTATTTGATAAGGACTTGTGGATAGAGATTTTTCATACGCTGAGCAAGAACATGTTCAGGACCTTTTTGACCATGCTGGGGGTAATCTTCGCAATGATCATCTTGGTGCTGTTGTTGGGATCTGCCAATGGTATGAGCAACGGGTTCAACAAACTTTTTGCAGGAACAGCCTCGAACAGTTTGTTCGTTTGGGGGCAATCCACCTCCGAACCCTACAAGGGTTTTGAACGGGGAAGAAGAATCCAATACAAGTTGGAAGATGCCGATATCTTAAAAAAGCAGATACCCGAAATCGAAGTGTTGGCGCCAAGGATTGAGCTTGCAAGCCATAGAGGAACCGTTTCGGTATATAGAAACGGTCAAACAAGCGGTTCTGCCGTGTATGGGGATTACCCTGAGATAGATAACATCACCAAAAAGAAATTGGTGGAGGGCAGGTTTCTCAACGAAACGGATATCCAGGATTCCAAAAAGGTTTGCGTTATCGGGGAAGAGACCTACAAGCTGTTGTTTGAAAAAGGTGAAAAAGCCATTGGCGAGGAAATCCGTATCAACGGGGTCTACTTTACCGTTGTGGGAATCTACAAGCCCAACAACAATATCAATATCGATGGCGAGAATGCCGTATTTATTCCCTTCAGCACTTTTCAAGTGGCTTTTAATTCCGGGGATAGGATGGGCTGGATGGCCATAGCTGTGGAGGAGAGTACTCCAGTTAAATTTGTGGAAAGTCAAATAAAGAGCATCTTAAAGGCCAAATACGATATCCACCCGGATGATGAACGTGCCATAGGCAGTTTCGATATGTCCGAGATATTCAACAGCATCACCGCATTTACCACCGTACTTAAAGGATTTTCATTTTTTGTCGGCATATTCACGCTTTTGGCGGGTGTCATTGCCATCAGCAACATCCTTTTGATCACCGTAAAGGAGCGTACCCAAGAAATAGGGGTGCGAAGGGCCTTGGGGGCAACGCCGGTAATCGTAAAACGTCAGATTGTGGTCGAGGCCATTGTTTTGACGGCATTTGCAGGCCTCGTTGGATTCGCCATTTCCGTGGGAATATTGTCACTTTTGGATGCCATGTTCGGCAGTGGGGATGATTTCCCTTTTGTGAAGCCAATGATCAGTATACCTCAGTTTATCATATCATTTGTTTTAATGGTAGGTCTGAGCGTACTCATAGGCCTTCTGCCGGCCAATAGGGCGGTGAAAATAAAACCCATAGATGCACTTAGAGAAGAATAA